The bacterium sequence GTCCGGAGCCCCGTCGCAGTCATTGTCCACCCCATCGCATGTCTCCTCCCCCCATTCCGCAGGACGCGGTGCATCACAGAACATCCCCTCCCCATCCGGAGTACACGCCCACACCCCCACCGTGGCTTCCTCCCCGCACGCATCCCAGGGAATATCGCACGGTTGCCCCAGAGCAATCGCGTCGCCCGCGTGCCACTCCTCATCCGTCCCTCCGTTGCAGTCGTTATCCAGCCCATCGCACATTTCGGGCATCGGATCGCCCGCAGACACACCGCAGACCACCGCCCGTCCATCCGGCGTACATCCCCACGTCCCCGCGCGCGCACAGGTACCGATCCCCACAACGCAGATGTTCCCGATGCACGGGGATTCCGGAAGATCGGGAGAGCAATCCCTCCACTCCTCTACTTCCTGTCCCTCGGTCACCGCGAGTGTTCCCGCGACGAGATGGCCGTAGTAGGTCTTGTAACCGTTGGGATGCAGGATGCGTACGTAGTTGCCGTACCCAATACCTCCAAAACAGACGGGAGCTGGAGGTAGGCCATCCTGTATCTTTTCGATGATGCCGGCTGCCGCAGCGTGTATTGCGGTCCCATGTGGGAATCCGTAATCAATGGCGTGGTGGTTCGTGTAGCACGTGTAGGCACACGTGATACCGAACACCTCACTACTAGGAAACGAAAGGAATCTCTGTCCCTCAGGGTCTGCCTTGCAAACGGTCGTAACGCTCAGGAGCATTACGACCGTGCAGATCTCGATGATTTTTTTCAGCACGGTCTACCTCCCGTTCGTTTGTGTGATGAGCGCGGTTGCTACCTCGGTGACGACGTTGTCCAGAGCGGCACCCTGCACGATAAACGTTTCACCGCCATCGCTCCATATCAACGCAACCCGTGAAAGCGTTTGACCGTCAGGCGCACCGAGCTCTGTTTCGTACTCGAGTCGCGTCATCTCCTTTCCTGCCAAGCGTACCAATGAACGATCCATCTCGTCGCCGTATCCTGCGATGATGGCATCCTTTTCCACTATGCTTGATGTGATGATGACATCTGCAACGAAATCCGATGACGGATTGATCTGCGCTATGGGTTGCGAGCCAATGGCGACCACATGCGACGTTCCTCGTGCGGTTTCCTCCACATACCACCCCTCCGGATACGGGACACGCAGTCCCAAGGTGGGGCTTTCGTAGGTCTTCCAGGTGATATCGGGTGCATCTGTTCCACCGGTACCAGTATCCTCCGTAGTATCGTTGGGTATATCACCCTCCAAAACCGCAGATCGTCGGAGATCGCAGCCGGCACCGGCGAAGATCATCACGAGCGTTGCGGCAATCAGTACCCGACTCGTTATTCTGTTGTGAATGGACAGCATATTCCTCCTTTGCGTTTGCGGGGTTAGCATACCATGGGTTGGGGTGAATTGCACGCTGTGGGTGGGTTGTACTTGTATGACCGGGATTGCCGCGTCGCTCGATGACTCGCTCCTCGCAATGACAAAAAATGGTAACGCATCTCTACTATAGCAGGTCTCGCGGCATCGTCGCTTGTGGTTTTTTTGGTGATGGAGTAGGTTGGGAGTATCCATTGTTGGCTCGGGCTGTAGCGATGGTGGTATTCGGAAATACCAATACTCCTCGCTCGGTCATGCTCGCGCGCAGACGCGCGGCGCGACGCTCGCTCGTCGGGTCGGTAGCGCGCACATTATGGAAGATGGCTCACTCGGGCTGTAGCTCAGTTGGTAGAGCGCACGGTTCGGGTCCGTGAGGCCGTGGGTTCAAGTCCCGCCAGCCCGAGCGAGCCATCATCTTCTCGTTTGGTCCGTGAGGCCGTGGGTTCAAGTCCCGCCAGCCCGAGCGAGCAATGGAAACGCACCACCCC is a genomic window containing:
- a CDS encoding M23 family metallopeptidase, which gives rise to MFGITCAYTCYTNHHAIDYGFPHGTAIHAAAAGIIEKIQDGLPPAPVCFGGIGYGNYVRILHPNGYKTYYGHLVAGTLAVTEGQEVEEWRDCSPDLPESPCIGNICVVGIGTCARAGTWGCTPDGRAVVCGVSAGDPMPEMCDGLDNDCNGGTDEEWHAGDAIALGQPCDIPWDACGEEATVGVWACTPDGEGMFCDAPRPAEWGEETCDGVDNDCDGAPDNVADEDLEGDAINCGECSRVCIADYPLNRCEGGACFVSCLDIPTQALCEEFCRIKHCQNCGWGCGEGIFNCFNQCTVDPAVVFGDDAAAQTCACEGCQECCCFTVSGFTECYWPCW